The bacterium Unc6 genome includes a window with the following:
- a CDS encoding 2'-5' RNA ligase: protein MKYHIFINFVKCFFYTTCMFLYFMINLKIMRTFIACEIPEETKDIVVQIQNKIKDINASVVWVKKESMHITLRFLGEIQENEVKTVKECIQKVSEQNNRFDIFLENIKVFPSWSFPRVLWIGIKDPEQINKLAGNVEQELVKKGFQPQDKPFQAHLTIGRIKGLKNKESLQKIVLTLPLLNEKIGIDRIILFQSKITPTGPIHTRIFEAKLNQ from the coding sequence ATGAAATATCACATATTTATAAATTTTGTCAAGTGCTTTTTTTATACAACTTGTATGTTTTTATATTTTATGATAAACTTAAAAATTATGAGAACATTTATTGCATGCGAAATACCAGAAGAAACAAAAGACATTGTTGTCCAGATACAGAATAAGATTAAAGATATAAATGCAAGTGTAGTATGGGTAAAAAAAGAATCTATGCATATCACACTAAGATTTCTCGGAGAGATACAAGAAAATGAGGTTAAAACCGTCAAAGAGTGTATTCAAAAAGTATCAGAACAAAATAATAGGTTTGATATATTTTTAGAAAATATTAAGGTATTCCCGTCCTGGTCATTCCCAAGGGTGTTGTGGATCGGAATAAAAGACCCCGAACAAATTAATAAACTTGCAGGCAATGTTGAACAAGAACTGGTTAAAAAGGGATTTCAACCTCAGGATAAACCATTTCAGGCGCACCTTACAATAGGAAGGATAAAAGGACTTAAAAACAAGGAGTCTTTACAAAAGATTGTTTTAACATTGCCATTGCTTAATGAAAAAATAGGTATAGATAGAATAATACTTTTTCAAAGTAAGATTACACCAACAGGGCCGATACATACAAGAATATTTGAGGCAAAATTGAACCAATAA
- a CDS encoding UDP-N-acetylenolpyruvoylglucosamine reductase, with the protein MYMLCVPYKELQKQGKAHCNERLSSHTTFNVGGRTDLWIEPFNIECLSKIIDYSFLKHIPFKIIGSGSNVLCPDLRYKGIVISLKKEAFCSFNINNKTVRAGAGLLLSRFIQMCQKNSLSGLEKLYGIPGTIGGAITGNSGAFGSSISDCLLDVDILKDGRVKPTQRFQFFYRNSSLKNTIIISARFKMKSSKPQVIRQIMMDIHKKRIDTQPIGEKSAGCIFKNTDGKSAGALLSLAGMKGVSIGGAAYSEKHANFIINKKNACAKDIIKLIELGKKTVKEKFNIKLQTEINIWG; encoded by the coding sequence ATGTATATGTTGTGTGTTCCTTATAAAGAATTACAAAAACAGGGAAAGGCACATTGTAATGAAAGATTATCCTCCCATACAACATTCAATGTAGGTGGCAGGACAGATTTATGGATAGAACCTTTCAATATAGAATGTCTTTCTAAAATCATTGATTATTCTTTTTTAAAACATATACCTTTTAAAATCATAGGTTCAGGAAGTAATGTTTTGTGCCCCGATTTAAGATACAAGGGGATTGTTATAAGTTTAAAAAAAGAAGCATTCTGTTCCTTTAATATAAATAACAAGACTGTTAGGGCAGGCGCAGGGCTGCTATTATCAAGATTTATACAGATGTGCCAGAAAAACAGTTTATCAGGACTTGAGAAACTTTATGGAATTCCGGGAACAATCGGCGGGGCAATAACCGGAAATTCAGGTGCTTTTGGTTCATCCATATCTGATTGTCTGTTAGATGTAGATATATTAAAAGATGGCAGGGTTAAACCCACACAAAGATTTCAATTCTTTTACAGGAATAGTAGCTTAAAAAATACAATAATAATTTCTGCAAGGTTTAAAATGAAATCTTCCAAGCCTCAAGTTATAAGACAAATAATGATGGATATCCATAAAAAAAGGATTGATACACAGCCGATAGGAGAAAAAAGTGCAGGTTGTATATTTAAAAATACGGATGGGAAAAGTGCAGGCGCACTCTTAAGTCTTGCAGGGATGAAAGGTGTATCAATAGGAGGGGCTGCATATTCAGAAAAACATGCAAATTTTATAATAAATAAAAAAAATGCTTGTGCAAAAGATATAATAAAACTGATAGAATTGGGTAAAAAAACTGTAAAGGAAAAGTTCAATATAAAATTACAAACAGAAATAAATATTTGGGGGTAA
- a CDS encoding tRNA uridine-5-carboxymethylaminomethyl(34) synthesis GTPase MnmE, whose translation MENDTITAISTPEGEGGIGIVRISGNNAIKIAKTVFKPFKKSFDMSKAKTFSLHYGWVIDPVDKRKVDEVILSIMLKPHSYTREDVVEFNCHGGFIPLKEVLQIVIKSGARIAQPGEFTKRAFLNGRIDLVQAESVIEIIRAKTDKALRYAFSSLEGKFTEYIVHLKDLIAEASSYFEALIEFPEQEIDIDIGEGLKFLEGSATQVESLWKAVSGSRFLREHANIVVVGKRNVGKSSLVNAILKKDRCIVTPVPGTTRDIVRDIADIKGIPVWISDTAGLGATENIVEKEGISRAKTEIKGADLVLFVLDASSLIDDEDRHVLKHLLNASVLYVFNKIDIEKKEVYNTSIIDGHSYIKVSALEGTGLEELESSIAGILMGEKENLNSSQGEYFLASIRQSSAIEEVKNILQEAITLIKNRMNIELVCEQLRYCIKKINELKGEGITDDVLDRIFKNFCIGK comes from the coding sequence ATGGAAAATGATACCATTACTGCCATATCTACTCCCGAAGGCGAAGGTGGGATAGGAATTGTCCGAATAAGCGGAAACAACGCTATTAAAATTGCAAAGACCGTATTTAAGCCTTTCAAAAAAAGTTTTGATATGTCAAAGGCAAAAACATTTTCGCTTCATTATGGATGGGTTATAGACCCTGTTGACAAAAGAAAGGTTGATGAGGTTATATTAAGCATTATGTTGAAGCCGCATTCATATACAAGAGAAGATGTTGTTGAGTTTAACTGTCATGGTGGATTTATTCCTCTTAAAGAGGTATTGCAGATTGTTATTAAAAGTGGTGCAAGGATTGCACAGCCTGGGGAGTTCACAAAAAGGGCATTTTTAAATGGGAGAATAGATCTTGTCCAGGCTGAATCTGTAATAGAGATAATAAGAGCAAAAACAGATAAAGCACTCCGGTATGCGTTTTCGTCGTTAGAGGGCAAATTTACCGAATATATTGTTCATTTAAAAGATTTAATAGCAGAGGCATCTTCGTATTTTGAGGCACTGATTGAATTTCCAGAGCAGGAAATAGATATTGATATAGGTGAGGGATTAAAATTTCTTGAAGGTTCCGCAACACAAGTCGAGTCTCTGTGGAAAGCGGTATCGGGTTCAAGATTTTTAAGAGAGCATGCAAATATTGTTGTTGTGGGTAAGAGAAATGTTGGCAAATCAAGCCTTGTAAATGCAATATTAAAAAAGGACAGATGTATTGTTACACCTGTTCCGGGAACAACAAGAGACATCGTCAGGGACATTGCGGATATAAAAGGTATTCCTGTATGGATAAGTGACACAGCAGGACTTGGGGCAACAGAAAATATAGTGGAAAAAGAGGGGATTTCAAGAGCAAAGACAGAAATCAAGGGCGCAGACCTTGTGCTTTTTGTTCTTGATGCAAGCAGTTTGATTGATGATGAGGACAGGCATGTATTAAAACACCTGCTAAATGCTTCTGTCCTATATGTGTTTAATAAGATTGATATAGAAAAAAAAGAAGTTTATAATACAAGTATTATTGATGGGCACTCTTATATCAAGGTGTCTGCCCTTGAAGGCACCGGACTTGAAGAACTTGAATCCTCTATTGCAGGTATTCTTATGGGGGAAAAAGAAAACTTAAATAGCAGTCAAGGAGAATATTTCCTTGCAAGCATAAGACAATCGTCTGCAATAGAAGAGGTGAAAAATATATTACAGGAGGCCATTACACTTATAAAAAACAGAATGAATATTGAACTGGTTTGTGAGCAGTTAAGGTATTGTATAAAAAAGATTAATGAACTGAAAGGGGAAGGAATAACAGATGATGTTCTTGACCGTATATTTAAAAATTTTTGTATAGGAAAATAA
- a CDS encoding sugar isomerase: MKITEKELGKLDREFAGYLEGKRVDEFFGEFNILFAAGHWCAGDFLDRFAGKGYNPELKSDIVSQMERVAAAGIQGIEFHENIFTDEKRRKVNSRINEVKKALRKLKLTPTNMNTNLWTDPYWKFGGLTNPDKGIRKEAIAVTLQGAEIAREVGCSSVALWPGSDGWDYNFEVNYGTLLERFLDGCCEINKKAKNLGLRFGVEAKMKEPREGHMIVPTTHCAILVAKKVNKICGGTNMGVAVDYGHEMMNGLEPAFSLYLAKEFDVPVVNFHINAAKWRSNDEDRVAGTSNLWELVDFCYAALDTGYSGWFGEDQFTYRMEPVRAMSLSREFFANTMKKALLIWKDKTKLIEAQKTGDAGKTLEVVKKVMF, encoded by the coding sequence ATGAAAATTACAGAGAAGGAACTGGGGAAACTGGACAGGGAGTTTGCCGGCTATCTTGAAGGGAAAAGGGTTGATGAATTTTTTGGTGAGTTTAACATTCTGTTTGCTGCCGGACACTGGTGTGCCGGAGACTTCCTGGACCGTTTTGCCGGCAAGGGTTACAACCCGGAATTGAAGTCAGATATTGTCAGTCAAATGGAGCGTGTGGCAGCTGCCGGTATCCAGGGCATTGAATTTCACGAAAACATCTTTACAGATGAAAAACGTCGGAAGGTCAACAGCCGCATAAATGAAGTAAAAAAGGCTTTAAGAAAACTAAAACTGACGCCCACCAACATGAACACCAATCTCTGGACAGATCCTTACTGGAAATTTGGGGGCCTGACCAATCCGGATAAAGGAATCCGTAAAGAGGCAATCGCCGTAACGCTTCAGGGCGCAGAAATTGCCAGGGAGGTAGGGTGTTCATCCGTTGCGCTCTGGCCTGGTTCTGACGGCTGGGATTACAACTTTGAAGTAAATTACGGCACTCTTCTGGAGCGTTTTCTGGATGGCTGCTGCGAGATAAACAAAAAGGCAAAGAACTTAGGTTTGCGCTTTGGAGTTGAGGCCAAGATGAAAGAGCCAAGAGAAGGCCATATGATAGTCCCGACGACGCACTGCGCCATTCTGGTTGCAAAAAAGGTCAACAAAATCTGCGGCGGCACCAATATGGGCGTTGCGGTAGATTACGGTCATGAGATGATGAACGGCCTTGAACCCGCCTTCAGCCTGTACCTGGCGAAGGAGTTTGATGTTCCGGTAGTCAACTTCCACATCAACGCGGCCAAGTGGCGGTCAAACGACGAGGACCGGGTGGCCGGCACCTCAAACCTCTGGGAATTGGTTGACTTTTGTTATGCGGCTTTGGACACAGGATATTCCGGCTGGTTCGGCGAGGACCAATTTACATACCGTATGGAGCCGGTCAGGGCAATGTCCCTTTCCAGGGAATTTTTCGCCAATACAATGAAGAAGGCGTTGCTCATCTGGAAAGATAAGACAAAACTTATAGAAGCCCAGAAAACCGGCGACGCCGGAAAAACGCTTGAGGTCGTGAAGAAAGTCATGTTCTAA